One Papaver somniferum cultivar HN1 chromosome 10, ASM357369v1, whole genome shotgun sequence genomic window carries:
- the LOC113318475 gene encoding nuclear cap-binding protein subunit 1-like, which produces MSSWRALLLRIGDKGPEYGGTTDFKEHIETCFGLLMREIEHADDEILDFLLQCAEQLPHKVPFYGTLVGLINLENEEFAKKVVETTQANLQDALNTGDCDRIRILVRFLTVLMCSKVVPPSSVMVVFETLLSSAATTVDDETGNPSWQARADFYIRCILSSLPWGGAELIEQVPDEIERVMVGIEAYLSIRKRTYDIGVSVFEFDDESVKARNEKDFLEDLWDRIKVLSNNGWKVDSVPRLHLPFEAQLVVGKSHDFAPISCPEQPEPPSTVSGITCGKHMHEAALKYPQRLHRLNIFPANKIEDLQPIDRFIVEEYLLDVLLFFNGCRKECALYMVGLHVPFRYEYLMAETIFSQLLLLPEPPFKPMYYTLVIIDLCKALPGAFPAVVAGAVRALFGRIADLDMECRMRLILWFSHHLSNFQFVWPWEEWIHVLDLPKWAPQRVFVQEVLEREVRLSYWDQIKQSIENAPELEELLPAKAGPNFKYSAEGDKEGPEHALSSQLSRLVKGRSVAREVISWIEETIIPVHGPQIALEVVIHTLLDIGSKSFTHLITVLERYGQVIAKLCPDQDKQVMLIDEVSSYWKNSAQMTAVTIDRMMGYRLISNLAIVRWVFSPANFDQFHTSDRPWEILRNTINKTYNRICDLRREISTLSKSVSKAAEAASHAKAELEAAETKITLRDGEPVQGEGPVRMKRLTSIAEKANEELVSARDTLEAKEALLARALEENEALFISLYKRFSDVLAERLPVASPDGTIRTLRGQTDNMVVDSEEPSEMEVDENGKSRKSDHLNGVSNGYNIGEKEQWCLTTLGYVKAFSRQYAAEIWPHIEKLDAEVFTEDISPLFRKAIYSGLRRPSNGV; this is translated from the exons ATGAGTAGTTGGAGAGCGCTTCTTCTTAGAATTGGTGATAAAGGTCCTGAATATGGTGGAACCACTGATTTCAAAGAACACATT GAAACATGTTTCGGTCTGCTCATGCGAGAAATCGAACACGCTGATGATGAAATCTTAGAT tttcttcttcaatGTGCAGAACAATTGCCTCATAAAGTTCCCTTCTATGGGACATTG GTTGGTTTAATAAACTTGGAAAATGAGGAATTTGCTAAGAAGGTAGTGGAGACAACACAAGCTAATCTTCAG GATGCTTTAAATACTGGAGACTGCGACAGGATTCGTATTTTAGTGCGGTTTCTTACTGTTCTt ATGTGCAGCAAAGTCGTCCCACCTTCTTCTGTTATGGTGGTCTTCGAAACGCTATTGTCTTCAGCTGCCACAACAGTAGATGATGAGACAGGAAATCCTTCTTGGCAAGCACGTGCCGATTTTTATATAAGGTGCATTTTATCCAGTCTTCCATGGGGAGGAGCTGAGCTAATTGAG CAAGTTCCGGATGAGATTGAAAGGGTTATGGTTGGTATTGAAGCTTACTTGAGCATTAGGAAGCGTACTTATGATATTGGCGTCTCTGTTTTTGAGTTTGACGATGAAAGTGTGAAAGCTCGTAATGAAAAG GATTTCTTAGAAGATTTGTGGGATAGGATAAAAGTGTTGTCGAATAATGGATGGAAAGTTGACAGTG TTCCCAGGCTTCATCTTCCGTTTGAAGCTCAACTTGTGGTTGGAAAGTCTCATGACTTTGCTCCAATCAGCTGCCCCGAGCAACCTGAACCTCCATCAACGGTTTCTGGTATCACGTGTGGGAAACATATGCATGAAGCTGCTCTGAAGTATCCTCAAAGGCTTCATAGGCTAAATATATTTCCTGCCAATAAAATTGAG GATTTGCAGCCAATTGATCGCTTCATTGTCGAGGAGTACTTGCTGGATGTGCTTCTGTTCTTCAATGGCTG TCGCAAAGAATGTGCATTGTATATGGTTGGTCTACATGTGCCCTTTCGATATGAGTATCTTATGGCAGAGACAATTTTCTCTCAG CTGCTTTTACTCCCTGAACCGCCCTTCAAGCCGATGTACTACACTTTAGTTATTATTGACCTTTGCAAG GCTCTTCCAGGGGCTTTTCCAGCAGTTGTGGCTGGAGCAGTTCGAGCTCTCTTCGGGAGGATCGCTGATCTGGATATGGAGTGCCGGATGCGGCTTATCCTATGGTTTTCACATCACTT ATCAAACTTTCAATTTGTTTGGCCATGGGAAGAATGGATCCATGTCTTAGACCTCCCGAAATGGGCCCCACAACGGGTTTTTGTTCAGGAAGTATTAGAAAGAGAAGTACGTTTATCATACTGGGATCAAATCAAACAG AGCATAGAGAATGCCCCAGAGTTAGAAGAACTACTTCCAGCAAAGGCTGGACCCAACTTCAAATACAGCGCTGAAGGTGACAAGGAAGGCCCAGAACATGCACTATCCTCGCAACTCAGCCGCTTGGTGAAGGGAAGGAGTGTTGCACGTGAGGTTATTTCATGGATAGAAGAGACAATAATTCCTGTTCATGGTCCACAGATTGCACTCGAAGTGGTCATTCACACCCTACTTGATATTGGGTCGAAAAGTTTCACTCATCTAATCACCGTATTGGAAAGATATGGTCAAGTTATTGCTAAGCTATGTCCTGATCAAGACAAGCAAGTGATGCTAATAGATGAAGTTAGTTCATACTGGAAAAATAGTGCTCAAATGACAGCTGTAACCATTGATAGGATGATGGGTTACCGGTTAATTTCTAATCTTGCTATCGTCAGATGGGTCTTCTCTCCAGCTAACTTCGATCAATTCCATACGTCTGATCGTCCATGGGAG ATACTCAGAAATACAATTAACAAGACATACAACCGCATCTGTGATCTAAGGAGAGAGATTTCCACCCTTTCTAAGAGTGTGTCAAAAGCTGCGGAAGCTGCATCACACGCTAAAGCAGAGCTTGAGGCAGCTGAAACTAAGATTACCCTTAGGGATGGTGAACCAGTTCAAGGTGAAGGGCCTGTTAGGATGAAACGGTTGACATCTATTGCTGAGAAGGCAAATGAGGAGTTAGTATCAGCACGTGACACTTTAGAGGCCAAGGAAGCTCTCCTTGCTCGTGCCCTCGAGGAAAATGAG GCATTGTTCATCTCTTTGTACAAGAGGTTTTCAGATGTACTTGCGGAACGGCTTCCTGTTGCTTCTCCTGACGGAACAATACGTACTCTGCGAGGTCAGACTGATAATATGGTTGTTGATTCTGAAGAGCCATCTGAGATGGAGGTGGATGAAAATGGAAAATCCAGGAAAAG TGATCACTTAAATGGGGTAAGCAATGGCTACAACATTGGAGAAAAAGAGCAGTGGTGTTTAACAACTTTAGGTTATGTCAAAGCATTTTCAAGGCAATATGCTGCTGAG ATATGGCCCCATATTGAGAAGTTGGATGCTGAGGTATTTACAGAGGATATTAGTCCACTGTTTCGGAAAGCCATTTATTCTGGCTTGCGGCGTCCCAGTAATGGAGTGTGA